The DNA region TAATAATGTGGTTGAAGACATATCTATGGTTGACTTATCTATTATACAATGAATATCATActttttaacacaaaaaataagataagatcaaaataagattttaattttttttttttacaaaattaggtGATCATGGTCAgaattaataaatagaaaaagggaaaaaaatatgtcTTTAActaagtaaaaattaataaatgaaaaaaaaaaaccaaacttGTTATAAATCATTTATGTCCATTATGCCTTGAATAATGTCTGCAAGCTGTTTTCATAGATTTTATGGTCCCCAAGTAATAGGCATATTTCTCCATATGCTACGGAATTACTCTCTTTGATTATTTATAAGTAtcgaattttttaaaagaaaaaactgtttttatttatctatcattTGTAAATTTTAAGATTACATTAGTTActcttttatcaattatatcttatttatattttaatatttaattattttacttatgcatttattagttattcttttatcaattatatcttatttatattttaatatttagttatCTTACTTATGCATTTATTGTggagtgaaaataaaaagatgaaaagggaaaaatcatgactatttcattaaaaaaaaaaattctatataaCAACCTTAAAGGACACATAAAAAGGAACCAAGTgaatataaaatacattaaagTTTACTGACTATAAATACCCTCttcatctttatatatatgACTCTTCAACTAATTTCTATCCtaaaaaaacttgattaatttatcaatcatattaaatttatcaataatttatgttgttatttcaaaattatctttaatattttaaaattaataatgtatcTTTTTCTACTTAATTTTTCCTCACATAATTGTTATTCATCTTCCCCAATTCcaataagaaaaagaacaacTTCATCTTATTATATTCTATCTATTCCAAAATGattaatgtttatatttttttaacacagaTTAAGGGAAACAATAAACAAGctaattattgaaatatttttactataaatcCTTACTCTTCGTTACTTGTAAGTCAATTGATAGGTACGTTAatcaataattgaaataaataatcattcatGAAAGCATGTAAGTCAAATTTGGAAGGTGTAATTAATCCAAAGACATGTTGGAAtgataattgaaataaataatctaGACATGGACTTGCAAATGCTTGTTTACGAGaattataacaaatttatcTATCTACTATAAAGAGGTATAGTTTATTATGACTTTCCTCTTctgttaattatatttgttacaCTGTATTGTGATTTGATTTCGTATTGCTATATATGTGCTTTTTTAATGTACACTTAATTGGAAACACCCGTAAAGATCGCAGTTGTTGAAGAGGAAGAACAAAATGGACATTAGTGGGGGAATCCAAGAGCCGTGAGGAGGTTGATGCTTTATTTTAGGGCACtgacttttgttgttcaatCACTCGAGCAAAATTTGAAGAAATAAATATGGAGCTCTTTGAAGAGTGTATGGATCGGACTATGGAGAAATTAAGTAGATAAATGTCTTATGCTAAGTTGGACAAGAATGATGTACATGATGTTGTTCTTATTGGTGGTTCTTCGAGGATTCCCAAAGTGCAGGAGTTATTGAagaagttcttcaagggaaagGGATTCGTGCATGAGTATTAACCCTAGTAAGAATAATGTTCCAAACTTGGTATTTTCGGATTTTACACCACGTATCCCTTGGTATACTCGATCCTTTACATGGAGATATCATGAGTGTAGTGATTCCAAGGAACACTTCCATTCCTGTTAGGAAGACAGAAGTTTACAATACACGAAAAGATAACCAATATGGGGCCAAGATTTAGGTTTACGAGGGTGAGAGAACATGATCCATAGATAACAATTTGCTGGGTACTTTTGTTCTTTCTGCCGCCATCCTTTGTATATGTGTTTTTCTTATAGATGCAAATGATATCTTATGTGTTTCTGGCTAGGAAAAAACCACTTGCAATAAGAACAAGATTACCATAATCAATGACAAAGAAAGACTGTCAGCTGAAGAGATTGGAAGACTGATTCAAGAAGCTGAAGATAAGAAGTTCATTAGGAAGGCCAAAGCAATGAGTTCTTTGGATGGTTAGGTTTACAAGGTGAGGAGTGCTTTGAAGAGGAAAGATATCAGCTCAAAGCTTTGCACACAAGAAATGAAGAAAAGGATCAATTCTGCAATTACTAAGGAAAAAGCCACAAAGTTGCTTGGTGGTGATAATTACCATTTACCTGCAAGATCAAGCAGAGGTGTTTGAGGTTCATCTGAAGGATTGCTAGTCACTTAATTTGAACCCATCATAGGCAAAGATTGATTAGTTAGCTTTACTGttgagatttctttttttgtgaTGCTGTCATCTTGTATGtgataaatgaaaaattttatAGTATGATCTGACATTATCTTAAAGTAGTTGAAGTTTGATAATTTCATTGAATATGATGAATTGTTGCTATGACTTAATTGAGCACTCAAGATACTTCTGAGTGATCCTTGGACTTGTTCCATTCCTATATCATActcttttttgtaatttttaagtaATATAATCATGCAAAATTGATATTAAGATATGTTCTCAATACCAAAAGCTTTGATTGAtggtaaaatttaatattttggtcaattaacttttaatagaaaaatgctaaaaataatttagtcgattcaattattgaaaaaatttataaaaaataacaatctgagaattttaaataaaaagggaTGAAAGTACTAAAGTATACAGTAATAAGTAAAAATTTCAAAGgtttaatttacttaaaattttgtTGAATGATTAAACTATACATTAATTTtagtaaacaaattaaaaaaatttaattaaatcttacaattatttagtttcattttaaaatataaatactcaCTCTTAGAGTACCTTGTTTGTTTCAGTTATTTGGATGtcggaaagaaataaaatattataaacataaaagaggaattatggaaatttttttaaagagaaccTGTTTCCTACACTTCTCTTTATAGAGTTGTTCACTTGCtccaagctctctctctctctttcagaAGAGCAGTGTCGGTGTGCATCTGTCGTCGACCATAAAGGCTACCCTGCTGCAACATCAATagctttttttacttatttttgcacaacaataactttttgcttgtttttctatgcaaatgttaataattactttaagtGTAAGgacattaaaaatgtttttttattaaaaaatattattagtttattccttcattttaattttaaatactatattactttttttttcttgattaaattgattcttataattttatgattcttatttttttagttcttataatttacattttaattctctatataattttgaaagtgatttttttaatttttataattttataatttttacttaaattataaggaataaaaatgaattaaaatataaatgatagagactaaaaaaatacttttaaaatagagaaattaaaaaaaattaaaatataaattatataaattaaaaaaattactttcagactataaaaactaaaaaattaataaaaattaaaaaaattaaaaattatcagaagaaatgagtaatttaatttttttatatagatatcTTAATCTTAAGTTCTTAACACTTAACAGTGATTTAGGCAAAACCTTTTTTCCGTGACAGAGGCCCTCGAAAACTATGCACCAAATATTAAACAGGATcctcttttaaattttacactCAAACGGCTAACTTCTCTTTCGGTACGGTGACACCTTTTACAGACTCAGTATCACCCACTTTTCCTCTCCTTCATTCAAGCTCACCTCACCCTTCAATCCTAAATACAATTAAGAGAATAAATCCAATCATTCTCACTATTCAAAGCAAAACAACACAACCTGGCCCCCACTCTTTTTATACTACTATCATAATTTTAGgactattattaattaattaacatcactTTCGCAGTGagtgaaaaagataaaatattccCCCATTTGCAAATAGTCGTTGCAATTCTCTTCTTCAACTCATTAATGatcgtttttctctctttcttaaaCACCCCCCAAAGCTCGTTTTCCCATTCCATTCCATTCCATCACCCTCTGTGCAACACAGCTTCTATTTCACCTTCCCCAGAAAATACCCTTGGCTTTTTCCCTCACCAGCATTGTTCCTTTGCTGTTATTCTAGCTTCATTAATCACACACTCACACGCGTAGCGCCAGGTGGAGTAAAACACACTAGCCAAACGGCCATGCTTTAGAGCTCAAGAACCTTCCCagcaaccaaaaaaaaaaaaaaactccttttGCCTCATCAAGGAAGTTACTAAttagtaaaaaacaaaaatggctaTGCTTCTCCTCATTCCACTGTTCCTATCATCCATTGCACTATTCACCATAGCAAGTAAGCCTCCttcagtttttcttttcttttttatgttgtttacaCGTTTCTTGTTTGGAAGACAATCTTGTTCACACTAAAtgacatttttctcttttacagGCGCGACAACGTTTTCAACCCATCCCGGAATCTGCTACGGCCAGCTCGGAGACAACCTTCCACCGCCGCAAAAATCAGTCTCCCTCATCACCTCCCTCCACGCGAAGCGCGTGAAGCTCTACGACGCAAACCCGGCGATCCTCCACGCGCTACGTGACACGAGCCTGCAAGTCTCCATCATGGTCCCCAACGACCTCATCGTGAACATCTCCAGGAACCAATCCCTCTCCGACAAATGGGTCTCCGACAACGTCGTACCCTACCATCCCCGCACACTGATCCGCTACCTCCTGGTGGGCAACGAAGTCACCAGCAGCACCGCCCCCAACGGCACGTGGCCCTACCTGGTCCCCGCCATGCGCCGCATCAAGCACTCTCTGAAATCCCTCGGGATCCGCAAAGTCAAAGTCGGAACCTCCTCCGCAATAGACGTTCTGGAAGCCTCGTTCCCTCCCTCGAACGGTGCGTTTCGAAAAGACCTAAGTGCCCCCGTCATGAAACCCATGCTAAAGTTCCTCAACAGAACAAAATCCTTTTTCTTCTTAGACGTCTACCCTTTCTTCTCTTGGTCCGCTGACCCCTTGAATATAAACCTCGATTACGCTTTGTTTCAGTCCAAGAATTTAACGGTAACGGATCCGGGTACGGGTCTGGTTTACACCAACCTCTTTGATCAAATGGTGGATGCGGTTTATTTTGCCATGAATAGATTGGGTTTTCCGGGCGTTCGGATCTTCATCGCGGAAACGGGTTGGCCCAATGGTGGCGACTTGGACCAGATTGGAGCCAATATTTTCAACGCTGCCACTTACAACCGAAACTTCATAAAGAAGGTTACTAGAAAACCGTGGCTGGGGACACCGGCTCGACCGGGTTCGGCTCTTCCGTCTTTTTTATTCGCTTTGTTCAATGAGAATCAGAAACCGGGTCCGGGCACGGAGCGGCACTTCGGCTTGCTGCACCCTAACGGCTCGAGGGTTTACGACGTCGATTTGTCCGGGGAGACGCCCGAGGCGGGGTTCCGGCCGCTTCCGGTGCCGGAGAATAACGAGAAGTTTAAGGGGGAGATATGGTGCGTGGCGGCACGTCCGCATAACGCGACGGCGCTGGCGGCAGCGCTTGCGTACGCGTGCTCGCAGGGAAATGGCACGTGCGATCCGATCCAACCGAAGGGGAAGTGTTTTAAACCCGATTCGGTTTTCTGGCACGCGAGCTATGCTTTTAGCGCTTATTGGGCGCAGTTTAGGAAGGTTGGTGGTACTTGTTACTTCAATGGGCTTGCAACTCAAACCGCAAAGGATCCAagtaagtgatttttttttaatatttgcttatttttcttattctgatttctgattttttttagcCATATAAAGGTAAGATTATGCTTTAGTGTTTTTAGAATGGTGTTTAACATTTATTAACCTTCATTCGTCgatgtaaaaaatgttttatcctattGATCGGAAATGACATAATGTTTGTTATgttatgtgtaattttttaagtagttattataaaggttaaaaaacttattatacataacatttttaattggatgatagtaaaacaaaattatactaTGAATGCATTATCTAATTTAATCATTGGATTTTGGAAGTTTTGTGGTTTGGAAATTATTTAAACGAGTAATTATTAAAGTCATGTGCTTTGGTTTTTGTTAACTGCTTGAAGGAAGTGAAAATGTTCAATGATTAAATTGGATTTTGGTGGAATTTACTTCCtgttagtttaatttattttgaattcttgAAGGTTATGGATCTTGCAAGTTCCCAAGTGTGACACTTTGAAGGAGGAGAAATCAAACAAATCAAGCAAAATGGAGTTTTCGTTACGCAATCATATgatgattatttaatttgacTATATCGACATTGGGAATTCTGAATTAGGGGATCCTTTTTACTGTAGGTAGGCTAGTGTTGCTTTCATTTCATGAATGCATGTTCCTTCTATAGGTAGCATCCAAACCCACTAACTAAGGAGGAACATACATTGGTGAGTTGATTTTGAATACTCCAACCACCGGATCGCCATTATTTAACACCATGTTGGTAGAATAAGTGATAAGGTGCAATGTTTTCTGTTTGTCATTTGCACAACTTATCTTCTTTTCAATTGGTAAGTAGGAAATACTAGTTCTTTGCATGATCAATTCTCTGGACCCTGGATCACCATTATTTTGATGTTATCTATATCATACTGCTAGAAGTGATAAGGTGCAAGCAATGTTTCTATTTACAATTTTTGCTCAACTTCAATCCTTTTCGATTGGCAAGTAAGATAAACCATTATATTTAATAGTTCTTTGCACGATCATTTCCACACTGGATCGCCATTATTTGACCTCATGCTGCTAGAATAAGT from Glycine soja cultivar W05 chromosome 8, ASM419377v2, whole genome shotgun sequence includes:
- the LOC114423698 gene encoding probable glucan endo-1,3-beta-glucosidase A6 translates to MAMLLLIPLFLSSIALFTIASATTFSTHPGICYGQLGDNLPPPQKSVSLITSLHAKRVKLYDANPAILHALRDTSLQVSIMVPNDLIVNISRNQSLSDKWVSDNVVPYHPRTLIRYLLVGNEVTSSTAPNGTWPYLVPAMRRIKHSLKSLGIRKVKVGTSSAIDVLEASFPPSNGAFRKDLSAPVMKPMLKFLNRTKSFFFLDVYPFFSWSADPLNINLDYALFQSKNLTVTDPGTGLVYTNLFDQMVDAVYFAMNRLGFPGVRIFIAETGWPNGGDLDQIGANIFNAATYNRNFIKKVTRKPWLGTPARPGSALPSFLFALFNENQKPGPGTERHFGLLHPNGSRVYDVDLSGETPEAGFRPLPVPENNEKFKGEIWCVAARPHNATALAAALAYACSQGNGTCDPIQPKGKCFKPDSVFWHASYAFSAYWAQFRKVGGTCYFNGLATQTAKDPSYGSCKFPSVTL